Proteins encoded in a region of the Acidimicrobiales bacterium genome:
- a CDS encoding rod shape-determining protein: MAENFFSSWFGRDMAVDLGTANTLVYVRNRGITLNEPSVVAINVKDGRPLAVGSEAKRMIGRTPSHIQAIRPLKDGVIAD; the protein is encoded by the coding sequence ATGGCTGAAAACTTCTTCTCTTCGTGGTTCGGGCGCGACATGGCCGTCGATCTGGGTACGGCCAACACGCTCGTGTACGTCCGTAACCGGGGCATCACGCTGAACGAGCCGTCGGTCGTCGCCATCAACGTCAAGGACGGCCGGCCCCTCGCCGTCGGCTCCGAGGCGAAGCGCATGATTGGACGTACCCCGAGTCACATCCAGGCCATCCGGCCTCTGAAGGACGGGGTCATCGCGGAC